The Cardiocondyla obscurior isolate alpha-2009 linkage group LG05, Cobs3.1, whole genome shotgun sequence genomic sequence TACCTTCGTCAGCAGCAACGACGTCAGCTCCATCCTCTCGATCATGTTCGCGTACATATCAACCCGGGTGAGATTCACTTTGTGTTCGAACGTGTTCGATCGCACGGTGTTGATGTAGTTGTTGTTAATAAACAACAGCTCGACGCTGTCCGGCACGGACAACGGCGAGAGCTCGGTAATGCGGTTGTGGCTGGCGTCTAAAGTTTTCACCTTAGAGTCgcgaattttgtaataattgccGAGACTTTCGATAAAGTTGCCGTGAATGTCCAGCCACTTGAGATTAACGGGGATGAAGGCGTAATCGAACCACTCTATGTGATTTTCCGACAGATTTAATAGCAGGAGGCTGGTGATGCTGGTGAACACGCCGTTAATGTCCGATAGAAAGTTACCGTCTAAACGAATGGCCTCTAATTTTAAGTTGCGGTCGAATGCGTGTCTTTCCACGTGCTGCACTTTATTCCGAGCTAAATTCAATATCTGCAGATTCGGCAGATCCCAAAGCATTCCGTGCGACAGATTTCCGACGTCGTTGCCGATCAAACGTAGACCGGTGAGCTGGTGCAGGTTGCGAAAGGAGCCGTTGTGAAACTCGCTGATCCGATTTTCACCCAGGTCTAAAGTCTTGAGGAAGGCGAGATCGCGCAACGCGTCCGGCACGGCGGTGAGCTCATTGCCGCTGAGATCGAGCTCCTTGAGGTCGGAGCAGTTGCGAAACGCCAAAGTGTCGATGCTCGAGATCGAGTTCCCGGACATCGTTAGGCGGTTCAGCACGAACAGACCGTTGAAAAGTTGCGCTCCTATGGTATGGAGCTTGTTGTCGGAGAGCTCGAGCGTGTGAAGATTGTAGAGCGGCAGGAAGGCGTTGCTCTCGATGCGGTCGATGGAGTTGTTGCGCAGATCGAGAATTTGCAGGAAGAACAGATCCTTGAACATCCGCGCGTCGATGTGCGTCAGCTGATTGTACGAGAGGTCGAGCACGATCAAGCGAATCAGACCGAGGAAAGTAGTCTCGTCGACGTGGTCGCTGGTGAGTCGGTTGTTGGCCAGATTGAGCACCAGCAGCTGCTCCAGCTGCGTAAAAACGCTGTGCGGCAAGTCGCGTAGGCCATTGTACGCCAGGTGTATCTCTCGCAGGTCACGCGTGCTCTTGAAGAGATCCTCGGGCAAAGAGTTATCAGGGATGGGGCCGGTGCGACTTAAAGCTAAAATAATCAGAGAACtcggatttaaaaaaaacatcaaatatatttccgtaaaattacaaagtgagttagattataaatttttactaataatattatattaaaattggaatCCACAAAGATGCTAATTAATTGgaggggaaaagaaatttgataGATGCGATTCTGGGAATACGAAGGGATTAGAATGATCGGGATGATAGACGTAAATGACAGGATCGTTATCGGATAATTCTGTTTTGACTGCTGGAGGAGGGAAAGATTGAAGTTCCGGAGGTTCTTGAGGCGGGTGAAGATATATGGATGCTACTTGATCGAGGAAATGTCGGTATCGGGAATTAGGCAAAGGAGAGAAAGCAGAAGAGAAAGAATGTGAAAAGCTTGGGAGAGGAACCGGAGAAGGGggacgagagagaaacgaaggAAGGCGGTGAGGTGACGCGATCGGAGTGGGCGAATATGAAGGGCCTTGGGCCTCGCAATAATCCGTGTACAGTCGGAGCTCGGGGTAGCACACTTTACAGTGGTAACTTCCGCCGCATGGCATAGGAAGTCTCCTTTTTAATTCAACGAGCAAGTAGTCGTAGTCCGACGAATGATTATTAGAATCCGCGGAAGAACGTGGTTGCGTTCGGCTCACTATAATTGAGCGatttccaatttttaaaaataatacagaagGTGGTAATTCGGAAAAGTGAGAAGTCGACTTACTACTTAAGCAGTTTAAAATCAGGCGGTTCAAGCGTCGAAATATGGTTTGGCGTCTAAACGTCCTGCTGGTGGATCGGCGAATTCGTGCGACCGGTGTCCGGTGTAACGGCGGAATTTGATCGGCTAGCGGATCGGTTGATTTGAGCGACTAGCGGATCGGCTGGTTCGTCTTTCCATTCGGAGCACTCGGAATTTCCACACGAAGCTCGGTTAGAATAATGACAGGTGCCGAGAACTTTTTGAGAATGAATGAATGTTCCGcccgctcgcgctttttataCGATTCAAAAGAGCGTTGTTTACGGGTGCCGTGCGCACCGCTTATCGTAGGGCCGTCTGATtcacttttccgaattttccgttgttatgactcttttcttaaaaacaatcCACTTGGCCtttcatttattgttagtCATCTTTGTGGATTCAGAATGTTCTGCgtgtgagtgagcgcgacaaacgacggtgccatttctagtcattcgcctgtcgcgctcactcacgcgcagcttttttgtcactcttacgtctatacattttatatattttaatttttttctcgaaaactattgagaatttttaaaaattgtattttactttttgtcttagatttcaattttctacccatagtttttgggagtgacacattgtttgggacaccctgtatatatatatatatatatatatatatatatatatatatatatatatatatatatttccaagggcagttttgacgacagtactttttttcaacgttaaattatgtacaattaCTACAGAAATAAGGTTCAACAACtttaacttttcaattttttgtaGTTTTTGATTAAAGTGAAATAAAGTACAGAAAGGCAGTTTCGACGACTTCTTATATGTATAGGCAGTTTAGACGACAgtgtatataaaatgtacacaTGCTAACGATACAATGGCAGTTTTGACGACAGTGTATACGAAATGTACTAATGTACACAATGCAATGGCAGTTTTGACGAcactttttttatgtatggGCAGGTTTGACGACAGTGAATATACTAATGCTAACAATGCATTACAGATttgacgactttttttttaatgtatggGCAGTTTTGACGACAGTGCGTATACTAATGCTAACAATGCATTGGCAGGTTTgacgacttttttttaatgtatggGCAGTTTTGACGACAGTGCGTATACTATTGCTAACATTGCATTGGCAGGTTTGACGACAGTGCGTATACTAATGCTATCAATGCAATGGCAGTTTTAAcgacattttttatatttaagtagTCTTGACGACAgtgtgtataaaatatacaaatagtAACGATGTAATGGCAGGTTTgacgacattttttttatgtatgggCAGTTTTGACGACAGTGCGTATACTAATGCTAACAATGCATTGGCAGGTTTgacgacttttttttaatgtatggCCAGTTTTGACGACATTATTTGTACATATGCTAACAATACAATGGCAGTTTTGGCGCCAGTATCTATGAAATGTACTAATTCTATGTagtaatatcaaaattaactgtattctgaaattaaatcgttaaatatACTTAAACATTTAAgcttaattaacatttttgtaataaaagtttGTAACGGCAGTTTTGACAATTTGTCGTCAAAACTGCCTTTATACCACGATGTTTTTGACGCCGGTCGTCAAAACTGCCAGATGTCGCCAAAACTGCCAGgttttataagaaaatgtCGTTGAAACTGCCATTGGACATATATAATTCTAAGGTACCACCTTGCtattaaattagataataaCTATtgtgtttataattaaatgtggCAGTTGGGTTTCAAGTTTTATTTGTCTGAGTGCCGCGTTTAATCTTATTATCAGCTGAAAATTATACGACtacatttaacattaaatgAAGCGCTAAGATACTATAATTGCCGTAATTAGCGTTAAGTGTTTCAAATATTCTGCACGTAGACTATGCGTAGacttccaaaaattttttatacgctcCCATGCACCTATCCGGAAATAATCGCCGACGCGTGTAGACAGTGGCCGAGTTTCGTTAAAGGCAGAAACGCACATCGTGGTCCGTCAAACGTTGCTATTTACAACAGTTACATAAATTCGCCTCTACAAGTTAAACACGTAATGCCACGACTGATATTTACACGATAAAAGTAACAAATTCAGCAGCTAGGTCGTTTCAAACTGACTTGTTGATACAATTCTTTCGTTCTCTATACCTAATGCTTTAAGAAGCGTTAACAcggataaatatttctaaaaaagagaattaatttgaGAAACAATCTGCATTTGCGACGTACATGACCGTTTAACGACGGACGAAGGACACGCAGTGATAAAAATTAGGATTGCAGTTCTGCTTCTTTGATTTTTGCAATTATGtggtacaatataaaatactgATGCACCGTAATATAAATCTAACGAGTTTATTACAATTGATGTCTCGAATCTGACTATCGGTCTTCTTCGCGCCACTGTAAACACACGTACTCTCCACAGAAATTATAACAGACGACACAGTAACTCACTCGAGATTTTGCTGCgtacaaaaaatattcttacagACTAGATACGGCCTATGTACAATCTACATATTAATTCGTCGAATGATTGTTGCTGGTGTGCGTACGAATTCTGCATAAAACTCGTATGCTATCTGGTAAGAGCAGCAAAAGAAAGCTTACAACTAGTGTGTACTCATGTAATCGAAGGTGTTGTAATTTTATGGGATCTTATGGAAGGTGgtttgaataaaagaaagagactgGAGCGATGTCTGTGCGATGGCTTTATTTGAGAGCGACTGACTGCTCTGGACCGATACAAGTTCAAGGCAGCGATTCCGTTGACACATCCTTCATTGTCTGTCTATTGATATCAGGTATCAATTTGTTGGAAACGCAGCTGAGAGATGCACGCgtgttttatcattttaaatgATGAAGGACGTATCAAAGTTCTAGTCGGAGATACATTACGAAGTAACTaagaaattaatctaaaaagaTACGCATTACTACGGGGAACATTACTACGGGGAAATATCACACTCCCCCtcgtagaaaagaaaagagaaacgtgcAAAAGGCTTTCTAGAATTTATCATACTGTAACCGGGTAGGTGGTTTACGTTCACGTATTGGTCCCCTACGAAAAACTACGGGTGTTTTCGTTATTTCGGAATCTTCTGCGGGTGGAACATCCGCAAGCGTATTCTCAGCAGCGGATTGTAAATTCGCGCTACTTGGAAGTCTCCGCGGGGTATTGTTTCTCTTTTCAAGTCCAGGTGGTGGGGCATAAGAACGGATCGTATCCGAAACGACTGCCGGGGTTTTATCCCCAATTTTACGAAGTTGATTTACATGACGCCGAACGATAATGCCATTATCTAAACTTATTTCATAATGTAAAGCGCCAATTCGAGACTTAATTCTACCGAGGAGCCATTTAGTTGTACCAGTATAATTACGCGCACTCACTCTTTCCCtcgcttgaaaaatttttttacaaatatttgtatttttatacggTGTTTGTGATTTGTAAGTAGGATGAATAAAATCTAACGGTGAATTAACTTTTCTTCCGAAAAATAAGTCTGCAGGAATTTGTTTTGTTTGTGAATGTTCGCAAGTTCTATATTGTAAGagtaatttgcataaattgtAGTGTATGGATTTGTTTTCtgcacacatttttttaaatccatttttaattgttttgacCATGTTTTCAGCCTGTCCGTTCGTAGATGGATTGTATGGGGCAGTATACTTTAATGTGCAGTTAATTTCTTGCATAAAAGTTTTGAATtcagaagaaataaatgttctCCCGTTATCCGTTACTATCATTTTAGGACAACCGTATTCACTGAAAATTTCTCGACATGTTGCTATAGTAGATTCAGCTGACATTGAGTTGACGATTTTAACGATGGGGAATTTTGAATATGCATCGATTAGGATAAGGAAAAGTTTTCCCATAAAAGGTCCCGCGAAATCAATGTGCACACGATCAAAAACCTTTGTAGAATCTTCCCAGAAATGTACGTCCACTTTTGGTGGATTATCTTTGTGCAGGTtgcaaattgtacaatttttaacaagatTTTCTATATCCTTGTTTAATGATGGCCACCAAACTATCTTGCGGgccaaatttttcatttttgaaattccgAAATGTCCCCAATGTAATTCAAGaagaattttatgttttagttTTTCTGGAATGACAACCCGATCGGAACGTAATATAACTCCGTTACAAATTGAGAATTCTTCTATGTTAATGTTTTGTTTCTTGCGATTAGATGTGTAATTATGTGTTGtaatttctttgtaaattttttgtaattctgtATCCGTTTTTgtacaatttgcaatttcttctGCTGTAAGTGGTAGGAAGTTAATTGTttctaaatgaaaaatatcaattacttCATGTGTGTCATTTTCGTTTTCCAAAGGCAATCTAGAAAGGCCGTCCGCGTTTGCATTAAGTTCAGATTTCTTATATTGAATATCGTAATTGTAGGcacgtaaaaataatgcataatGTTGCATACGTAATGCTGAAAATGTTGGTAAGTTTTTATCCGGTGAGAAGATTCGTGTTAACGCTTGATTATCCGTAACAAGAGTGAATTTGGTACCGAAAAGAAAttgatgaaattttttaatgccaaAAATAATGGCATACGCTTCTTTATCAATGTTCGTGTATTTTTGCTGTGTAGGGTTTAATTTCTGAGATGCGCATTGAATGATTCTTTCCGATTTATCGGGGTACACGTGGGAAAGTACTGCGCCAATTCCGTAATTACTTGCATCCACTGCTAAAATTAAAGGTAATTCGGGATCGTAGTGtgcaagtattttattttcactaaATGCTTGTTTAGCTTTGTTGAATGCGTATTCGCAAGAATTATTCCATTTAAATTGAACATTATCTTGTAATAAGTTATGAAGTGGATGTAAAATTTCcgagagatttttaataaaacgcgcaTAATAGTTAACGAAACCTAGAAAAGCGCGTACCTCTGTTTTATTTGTAGGTCTaggcatttttttaattgccgcgtaTTTTGCCGGATCTTTATTAATtccatttttatctattatgtAACCGCAAAAGTGTAtactatctttaaaaaattcgctTTTCTCTAAATTTATCTGTATATTAAATTCCTGTAATctacggaaaataatttctaatttcttaaTGTTCTTCTTTTGTTGCGCTAGCGATTCGAATATCGTCCAGAAAAATTTTGACCCCGCTAATATCGTGAAAGATTTCTTCGATCGTACGTTGCCAAATCGCGGGGGCAGAAGCTACACCGAACATAAGACGCGTAGGTTGATATAGTCCGCAATGTGTGGAGAGAGTGAGTAGTTTTTGTTGTTTTTCGTCTATACGTAATTGTAAatacgcttttttttaaatctattttagaaaatatagtCATTCCTGACATGCACGAAAATAGTTCCTCTAATTTGGGCAGAGGATATTCATCAATAAGTAACTGCTTATTAAGTGTCACACTGTAATCTCCGCAGATTCGTACTGAACCATCTTTTTTTTAGTGCCGGGACAATGGGCGTGGCCCATTCGGATGATTTAACGGGTAATAGAATCCCTTTCGCGGTTAATTTATCAAGTTCAGTTTTAATTTGGTCTTGCATCTTGAAAGGAACGGTTCGATGCTTAATAAAAACTGGTTTCGCGTTATCTAATAGTGTAAATTTACCCACGTAAGATTTGATTGCTCCCTTGCGTTCCGTGACAATAtcgtatttttgtaataatttttttattattgaattttcattaattgtatgtatgtatggcGTTGTGATTTCGTCATCGGTATATAAACCGTTCATTTCTTTAGTATTTACTAGTTCGTGAAACCATTCTCTGCCCAAAAGAGGTTTACAATGAATTTTaacaatgtataaatttaaatttacgctACGCTTATCCGATTTAACTCGCACTTGAATGTAACCGATTGTATTAATCggatctttattaaaagattgtAATCTTACATTCGGCGGAAAGACACGATGCGACGGAAAGAATTTCTTCGCGTCTTCCGCACTAATGAGATTCACGGCGGCTCCCGTGTCCACTTCGAAAGTCATCTGATGTTGCTCGACTTGAAGCGGCATGATGAATTTACTCCTTGCATTGGCAGTGTCGATGGTGCAGACTTCCTCGACAGTATTGGCGGATTCCTTCCTTTTCCTAAAGCACACCCGTGCTAGGTGCCCTTTTTTCTGGCAGAAGCTGCATTCCACATTTTTGGGAAGTGTACACTCATTTGCGTAATGCTCTTTTCCGCACCGAAAACActtcacatttttaattggTGATGGCACGTTCTCAAATTTCCGGTCCGGTTTCGAATGCGTGGGGCTTCTGAAATTCTTCTTGTAGTTGACGGATGATGATTTCACATTCCGTTTTTGTTGACCTTTTTTCTGCGAGTTTCCTTTGTATCGGTTGGTTTCCGAATTCACGTATTGTATACTTTCGGCTGTTTGAGAAGGGTTGCGCAATTGCGTGGTACTGCTTTCAGCAAGCTCCATGGTGATGGCTGTAGAAATTGCAGAATCAAAAGTCAAATTTTGGGTTTCCAGAAGTCTTGCCTGAATATTTGGATTGCGGAGGCCAGCTATCAATTGCGTACGTAAGGCTGTCTTCAAATAAGCCCCAAAATTGCACTTCGCACTGAGTTTATGTAAATCATTGACAAAATCGCGCACCGACTCGTTTTCCTGTTGCTTTCTTttatgaaaaacaaaaatttctgcTGCTTCGAGAGGTTCCGGCTCCAGTATCGCTTTCAATTTGTCAATTAACGTAGCCCAGGGAGCGGTGTAGGGATTGGTATTATCCATAGTACTCTCCAGCTTGGTGTAAGTATCCATGCCAATGTATTGTAAAAGATAAGTACGTTTCTTTGCCTCGGTGGTAATGCCAAAAGCCTCGAAGGCTCCTTGTAGTCGCTGTAACCACGTAGTCCACCGGTGTTTAGTGGCgtcgaaaatttcaattttaaacgaGCCGGGAATCTCAGTCATGTTGGAAGGCTCGATAGTTTCCATGGACTCTGTACTCGTACCTGCTCCAGTCGAAACGTATGGTTGTAAAGGTGAAGTCTGTGGTTCAATTTTAACGGTCACTTTCTGCTCTTGGTCTTTACCGGTTTTCTGCATTAAGTACAAAAGACCTCACACCCAAGAGAGAAAATGCACAATCCCATCCTCGTCGCCAGTGTTGTAATTTTATGGGATCTTATGGAAGGTGgtttgaataaaagaaagagactgGAGCGATGTCTGTGCGATGGCTTTATTTGAGAGCGACTGACTGCTCTGGACCGATACAAGTTCAAGGCAGCGATTCCGTTGACACATCCTTCATTGTCTGTCTATTGATATCAGGTATCAATTTGTTGGAAACGCAGCTGAGAGATGCACGCgtgttttatcattttaaatgATGAAGGACGTATCAAAGTTCTAGTCGGAGATACATTACGAAGTGACTaagaaattaatctaaaaagaTACGCATTACTACGGGGAACATTACTACGGGGAAATATCACAGAAAACTTGATAcataaaaaagattattaatataaagaaagagattttacaaaattaattgtacaacttaaataataaatcactGTCATGATAAAACTTTTCGATAAATGTTATTCTCAAAAAGCGAAATACAATGCGTGCcacaaatttatcaattattattaaaaaatgcagaaaCTCAATCCGCGAAAACTTGATACATTTTCGAGAAGATTAGGTCCAACGTTTTCTTCCAAGCCTCCTGCACATCCGGCCTATATTGCTTccaaaatagagaagggaaaagatttaatataaattgttttaaattctaaaacaaaatttatcttattacATATCTAGAAAATTTAACGTGTACTacaaatatagataaaattaatgttgaacTAACAAAAATACATAGTAAACAAGATAAATTATcaactatttatttaaaagaatattatcgTCAAATACTTTTAGTGCCAGaatcagaaataaaattatcaaaattttttttcatattttatatatcatattCAAGTCACATCATGActtgaaaatattaacttatatAGTAAAGCaatagaaaaagatagaattttgaaaggaaaaaataaacatttactTATGTTACGTCAGGTTTGGAAATAATTCTAGTAGAAGGATTACCGCTTCTCAATGATTAAGGAAATGGTTTGAGAGCAGGTAAAGGGTAGAGAGGGAGAGACGCAACTACCaattcttgcgtgacgcgtgGGAGACAACGCCACGCGTATTAAGCGCTAGGAAGGTATTTGAACGACAAAAGATTTgagttagcgcgatttttgtttttttgagggaaagaattttacttcttgttcccagggaaagaaccggaggtgtttttcgcaataaatggAGCTCAAAggttcattaaaaagaaaatttcagtACTCAGATTTTagtaagatttaattttaacatttttattcttctgaGTGAAGCGAAATAGAGATAgtggaatataattttaatagtattaataataaaacaagaagTTATAaactgattaaaatttaattaaatatactaaattaaaattaaaacattcttttttttattattaacaaattacgcgggaaataacacaaaaattctataataataataattaatcgagatcgatttcaattatttccgagatcttAGCTGACGATCTCGGAAATACTCGATCAATCAGTCTGATCGGAGCTAAGAaagggtgttccaccccgggataaaatatgaggacgttctgatcaggagatgccctactggcctctctcctgatctcctcaggatcgaaggaatcagggcctattGTAAAGGCCCTTTCagggacgggatccgtccacaGAGAGCAAGTTttccggaggagctcgaggagaggatctacgatCGCTCTAGGTTCCTCTTGCCCGCCGAGGAACTCCACActcggggcgggggagggggaaggctCTGGGCCGTCAGACTCTTGCGAAAAGACAGTATCGTCGTCAGTAAAGGAGTCAACCTCCTCAGGCTCCCCAGGATGAGGTATCGGAGACGGAataggagaggagcatgctctaggtgcAGCTCCTGAAGAATGAATCGAAATGTCCGGAGAATAGGAAGGAGtcgtagggcggaactgctcTGAATCAGGCTCAGGTTCGGTCGCGTTGTCGCTTGTGCTCGGCGGATTCGGAGAAGGGGGAAGTTCCCTGGGTATCTCAACGTTCTGGGGAACTTCCTCGGGAACCGGTGAAGTCGGGGGAGCTGGGGGTTGAGGCGACCacgacctctctcctcttcttcggggagGGTCGGTTCTTATCTtccctggcgccgccgcgaataaatattggaTAAAGAAACTCTGAATCAGGTTCCTCAAATTCCGTATTTGCCGATTACGGCGAGCCCGGCTTTTCTTGAGTGTTCTTAAATTCGATGATTTTACTAAAaggatttcattttaatgaattaagtTAGTAAATGAATTATGGAGAGGAAAATATGCCTGGGCATCACGTCTCACAACTCCTTTCGGATCTCTCCGTCGTCACCCTAAGCCCCCTTGGTTCCTCTAGCCAAATGGGGCCTTACtcaag encodes the following:
- the LOC139102703 gene encoding toll-like receptor 7: MPRPTNKTEVRAFLGFVNYYARFIKNLSEILHPLHNLLQDNVQFKWNNSCEYAFNKAKQAFSENKILAHYDPELPLILAVDASNYGIGAVLSHVYPDKSERIIQCASQKLNPTQQKYTNIDKEAYAIIFGIKKFHQFLFGTKFTLVTDNQALTRIFSPDKNLPTFSALRMQHYALFLRAYNYDIQYKKSELNANADGLSRLPLENENDTHEVIDIFHLETINFLPLTAEEIANCTKTDTELQKIYKEITTHNYTSNRKKQNINIEEFSICNGVILRSDRVVIPEKLKHKILLELHWGHFGISKMKNLARKIVWWPSLNKDIENLVKNCTICNLHKDNPPKVDVHFWEDSTKVFDRVHIDFAGPFMGKLFLILIDAYSKFPIVKIVNSMSAESTIATCREIFSEYGCPKMIVTDNGRTFISSEFKTFMQEINCTLKYTAPYNPSTNGQAENMVKTIKNGFKKMCAENKSIHYNLCKLLLQYRTCEHSQTKQIPADLFFGRKVNSPLDFIHPTYKSQTPYKNTNICKKIFQARERVSARNYTGTTKWLLGRIKSRIGALHYEISLDNGIIVRRHVNQLRKIGDKTPAVVSDTIRSYAPPPGLEKRNNTPRRLPSSANLQSAAENTLADVPPAEDSEITKTPVVFRRGPIREPLSRTGPIPDNSLPEDLFKSTRDLREIHLAYNGLRDLPHSVFTQLEQLLVLNLANNRLTSDHVDETTFLGLIRLIVLDLSYNQLTHIDARMFKDLFFLQILDLRNNSIDRIESNAFLPLYNLHTLELSDNKLHTIGAQLFNGLFVLNRLTMSGNSISSIDTLAFRNCSDLKELDLSGNELTAVPDALRDLAFLKTLDLGENRISEFHNGSFRNLHQLTGLRLIGNDVGNLSHGMLWDLPNLQILNLARNKVQHVERHAFDRNLKLEAIRLDGNFLSDINGVFTSITSLLLLNLSENHIEWFDYAFIPVNLKWLDIHGNFIESLGNYYKIRDSKVKTLDASHNRITELSPLSVPDSVELLFINNNYINTVRSNTFEHKVNLTRVDMYANMIERMELTSLLLTKVPENKPLPEFYIGGNPFNCNCSMDWLPAINNQTSTREYPRVMDLDNVMCRTSGPRGVAIVPASTARSEQFLCRYEAHCFALCHCCDFDACDCEMTCPAGCKCYNDRTWNTNAVDCSGLGVEEIPRRIPMDATEVYLDGNVLRELQNHVFIGRKNMRVLYVNASGIESIQNRTFNGLNNLQILHLEDNRIRELKGFEFERLSHLRELYLQNNMIGFIGNLTFLPLRSLEILRLHGNRLVTFPVWQVTLNARLIELSLGGNPWSCRCKFLQELSSWVSDNAHKVIDAGDVWCYYGGDARPSFRRRLNVNETACSDYFAQGGVIESIMVSDYLPLVAATLSAIIVLLVIIVLAFVFREPVGAWAYSKYGLRFLRTKSGKAATTANLGPTAAIAAGCCDADRDRLYDCYVCYSPNDEDFVLHSLAVELEHGAAGLRLCLHHRDLPCVLRASAPAPAVLEAVDASRRVLIVLTRDFLQTEWSRFEFRAALHEALRGRASQLIVIQAGHVGTEVERDPELRPYLRTAALILTWGEKRFWERLRYAIPSSTTTAIIATSTTTTTTAVGDISIESKSSPLVYKRNINTYTLDGGVGSLEKTGISTLRGGQRAALFKDASSALMLQHAPPAYSCGGAPLAPMLSQQQPQPLPPSSSPGQPRLTVNHAYRDAVPGNNLVTTTANPANCGVSEDHRRPLSEHIYSSIDSDYSTLERTAWRQQQPPPPPPPPTSGQAYLV